The proteins below are encoded in one region of Pseudonocardia sp. DSM 110487:
- a CDS encoding bifunctional 2-polyprenyl-6-hydroxyphenol methylase/3-demethylubiquinol 3-O-methyltransferase UbiG yields the protein MYPIRGGALVLVAVVAVTLALVLRPAPLTGDAEADAACNALASAAIDDSGQTSGAKLATLTEARVRSDPLLSVRTVRPGDCTRPAGQPRLAPSVRASECLHVRLAAGVCGESSAAHKTVSRMWAMMLRRLARTCAGGTLATAMARLNARHPWSHNDHFHSWIMANLPEQRHAALDVGCGRGELVATLSPHFARVFGNDANLTMRQYAANRCAGLSNVTIHDGAWTNIAGPFDLVTMIAVLHHLEVADALREVRKLLVPGGRFLAVGLAPPCSLRDHMWDLASILTNPIIGYVKHPWPSKNEPQPPAFPVQEPTMSFDDLRKLVAEVMPGAAIRHHLGFRHTIAWTKPL from the coding sequence ATGTACCCGATCCGCGGCGGCGCGCTCGTGCTCGTCGCCGTCGTGGCCGTCACGCTCGCGCTCGTGCTGCGCCCCGCACCACTCACCGGCGACGCGGAGGCGGACGCGGCGTGCAACGCCCTCGCGTCGGCCGCGATCGACGACAGCGGGCAGACGTCCGGCGCGAAGCTGGCCACCCTGACCGAGGCGAGGGTTCGTTCGGACCCGCTGCTATCAGTTCGCACTGTCAGACCCGGAGACTGCACCCGTCCGGCAGGTCAACCTCGCCTCGCCCCTTCGGTCCGTGCGTCAGAGTGCCTTCACGTGCGACTCGCGGCGGGTGTGTGTGGGGAGTCTTCCGCGGCTCACAAGACGGTCAGCAGAATGTGGGCCATGATGCTTCGGCGATTGGCGAGGACATGTGCAGGAGGGACGCTGGCCACGGCGATGGCGAGATTGAACGCCCGCCACCCCTGGAGCCACAACGACCACTTTCACAGCTGGATCATGGCGAACCTACCCGAGCAGCGCCATGCGGCCTTGGACGTCGGTTGCGGCCGTGGCGAGCTGGTCGCTACGCTGTCACCCCACTTTGCGAGAGTGTTCGGGAACGACGCGAACCTGACGATGCGTCAGTATGCCGCGAATCGCTGCGCCGGTCTATCCAACGTGACGATCCATGACGGAGCCTGGACGAATATTGCAGGTCCGTTCGACCTGGTAACTATGATTGCCGTCCTGCATCACCTTGAAGTCGCTGACGCCCTGCGGGAAGTGCGCAAGCTTCTCGTACCCGGCGGGCGATTCTTAGCCGTCGGCCTCGCCCCTCCCTGCAGCCTCCGTGACCATATGTGGGACCTCGCATCTATCTTGACCAATCCGATCATCGGCTACGTCAAGCACCCCTGGCCGAGCAAGAATGAGCCCCAGCCGCCTGCGTTTCCCGTTCAGGAGCCCACGATGTCGTTCGACGATCTACGGAAACTCGTCGCTGAGGTCATGCCGGGTGCTGCCATACGGCACCATCTCGGATTCCGCCACACGATCGCATGGACCAAGCCGCTGTAG
- a CDS encoding VOC family protein has product MASMKPQANALALIVSDIAASVDFYQRLGLDFGDATGGHIECELLPGFRLMLDDATMAKSFYPDWTKPSGGAHTALAFEFSTPSEVDATYRELTDAGFASAHEVFDAPWGHRFATVRDPDGNNVDLYARLPGG; this is encoded by the coding sequence ATGGCGAGCATGAAACCACAAGCGAACGCCCTTGCGCTGATCGTCTCCGACATCGCGGCATCGGTCGACTTCTATCAGCGGCTCGGCCTCGACTTCGGAGACGCGACCGGCGGCCACATAGAGTGCGAGCTGTTGCCGGGGTTCAGGCTCATGCTCGACGACGCGACCATGGCCAAGTCGTTCTATCCGGACTGGACCAAGCCGAGCGGAGGTGCCCACACCGCACTCGCATTCGAGTTCAGCACGCCATCCGAGGTCGACGCGACCTATCGAGAACTGACGGATGCGGGATTCGCCAGTGCCCATGAGGTGTTCGACGCCCCATGGGGACACCGGTTCGCCACCGTGCGCGATCCCGATGGCAACAACGTCGACCTCTACGCCCGACTTCCCGGAGGCTGA